The following nucleotide sequence is from Sander lucioperca isolate FBNREF2018 chromosome 19, SLUC_FBN_1.2, whole genome shotgun sequence.
acatattattattattattattattattattattaataaaccTAACTCCTCCCATAGTTCTTACTTCACACAAAAACTGTTGCGCTGCGTCTTCAGACCATTCACCGGACCATTCGTCACAAACCATCCAGACAGATTCATGAATGATCAAAAATTAGCCTGCAGTGTATCAAAATGTTTACTGTAAACAACTGTTAACTCTGCTAACTGCTACCTGTGTCAGAGACAGATAAGGGATTGGAAGTCCACATTTGCTCAGGTGAGAATCAGACAAGGTTAAAAACTAAAGAAACACTCAAGTTTATCCAGATCAGTTCAGGCTGAGAGTCATTAGTCCGAGAGTCATCAATCCGCATTTTATTCATTGGGTCAAATCATCAGAATAGATTCATTGCCAAATAGGATCCACTTACAATGGTTTTTTAACACTAGCGCCATTCCAGATTGTTCCTGAACACTTGGATTGTTCCGTCTCATTCGGACTGACCCTAACCCCTCTGATGGTATTTCCCTGCAGGGAGGAGGAGCCTCTGTTCAAAGCAATCCGTGTCGGGGATGTGAACACAGTAAAAGAGTTGACGATGTGTCCGGGAACAAACCTGATGCTACCAAGTAAACCTGGCTGGCTCGCCATACACCAGGCAGCGTGGTACGGTCAGGACACGTGTCTGAGGGTCCTGCtgtcaggtaacacacacacatacacacacacacacacacacacacacacacacacacacacacacacacacacacacacacaaacagacacacacacacacacacacacacacacacacacacacacagagacacagagacacacacacacacatacacacacagagacacacacacgtgacaGTTCTGTGATAGATTTATagttctttgtctttgtctgtgtctctgtgtctctgtctttgtgtctctgtgtctctgtgtctctgtgtctctgtctctttgtgtctctctgtctctctgtgtctgggtGTATCTCTGTGTTTCCGTCTCAGCTCAGCGCGGGATGATCAACAAACGGTCGGAGCTTGGCGAGACACCGCTGTTCGTCGCCGTCAGCAACAAGCAGCTTCAATGCGTTCAGGTGCTGCTGGAATCTGCAGCGGATGTCAACATCCAGAACTACGACAAAGAGACGCCGCTGTTCAGAGGTGAGACAGAAACACGTCTTCACTTTTATTTTCGAGAGAATAGCGCAGAGTCTATAGAAGAAAAGAATTCAACAGGAAACACAGACGTGTTCAAAGCAGGATCCAAGAGTCCTTTAGTCTGTCGCTGCAGGTAATGGTAAATGTTTGTGTCCTTGCTGTGCAGCGTGTGAGCGGAACAACGCTGCGATGGTGGCGGTGCTGCTGAACCATGGCGCGCTGGTGAACACTTCCTGTACGCCTCAGGGCTGCACGGCGCTGCATGAAGCTGCGTGTCGGAACAACGTGGAGATCTGTGAGATGCTGCTGAAGGCCGGAGCCAAACTTGAGCTCACCGACATCTACGGCATCTCAGCGCTGTTCAACGCCGCACAGAGCGGGCAGCCCGCCACGCTGCGCTTCCTGCTCACACACGGTATGTTAACTCTTCTGTCACTGGCAGAATAAACAGTGACTACGTTTATGTGCACAAAATATTTATTCTGAACAAGATAATATTTTCCATGGCTAGTGAAAGAgaatattcctgtttacatgcgGCTGTGTAAAACAGGATGACAATGTTTTCCCTCTGGCTGGTGGCCAAAAAACTTCTGATTCTGCCCCTgaccctgtctgtctctctccctgtctgtctccctgtcaccctcgctccctgtctgtctctctccctggctgtctccctgtctgtctccctgtcaccctcactccctgtctgtctccctgtctgtctccctgtcaccctcgctccctgtctctctccctgtctgtctctctctctccctgactgtctccctgtctgtctccctcactGTCTCCCTGACTGTCTCCATGGCTGTCTCCctctttccctgtctgtctccctgactgtctccctgtctgtctccctgcaggTGCAGACATGGACAGTCGAGCTGCAGACGGAGCCACCGCTCTGTATGAAGCGACTAAAAATGGACACCGAGAAGTCGTGGAGCTGCTCCTCTCTTACAATGCTGACCCTAACAAACCCGGGAAGACCGGCTTGTTACCGCTTCACATTGCCGCCCAGAGAGGAAATAACACGTAGGCACACAGATCTCAAAGACGTCTTTGTAGTTCAGGTTTTAAATCCAGTTCCCAGACCAGAGCCAGTGTTTCAGGTGTAGAGAGGCTCAGATCAGGACAGCTAACTTTAATGTTGAAGGCAGATGCTGGGTTGTAGTTTAATATTCTACCTGCACATTTCTCTGCTGCTAAAACTACAAAAATGGATCTTCTTTTACCAGTAGTTAAAAATCCACACCATGAAATAGTAACTGGTGAATGTGTTACCTGGGTAAATCTGGAATATAAACATTGCTTTTgtacatgcattttagatgaaggaGATAAGAGTATATCTGTACTAACAGGAAATATTAAAAAGTTAATTCAAGATAAAATACAGgtaaatgttgattaatctCTAAcagtaaaggctctgacacaccaacccgtcGGCCGACcgtcagtcggactgatcagtctccctgaggtccaaaaagtgcctcagaacacaccgtagcgacgccgacttgagagTACGTTCTGCGCCTGCGTGAGAAGTAATtggtctccataacagcaggcggtgctaatctaTATtatcgcccaaaaaatgaaaactggaaatgagggaacatctctctagaacttgtaaacacagagcacgctgtgGTCAgtccttgttttcatcagagtggtgatagtagtcaagaaggatcattgttgtcattactcgctgaacggaagaacATACGTTCGGCTAGTAATGACAAGATACTGGCGTTGGCAGCTctctgattcgctagtcaagggctagctctccaccaatcagattggtcattgattccgactgcccactggccgattcaacatgtcaaattggcccaaatgaaggccgacggctcctctgactgacgacggcacggaacgcactgaacagactcgagtcaccgacctcaccagactgtccaacggccgattgtcgggttggtgtgtcagcacctttacAGACTGACCCTAACCCGtactaccctaaccctaaccccaaccctaaccctaatcccctaaccctaactaaccCTAGAGTGGGTTTCTTTCATTCTTGTGAACAAGTTACCGAGTTAACCTTTAGTATCTCAGAGTCggtgttctgtttcctgttccaGCATCGTCTCCATGTTGGTCCCCGTCACCAGTAAAGCCGTAGTGCGGCGGAGCGGCATCAGCCCGCTGCACCTGGCCGCCGAGCGTAACCGCGATGACGTCCTGGAGGATCTGATCGCGGCGGGCTTCGACGTCAACGCCCAGCTGTCCGAAGAGCGCTCAAAGCTCTACGAGGACCGGCGCAGCTCGGTGCTCTACTTCTCCGTCAGCAACAACAACGAGGATGCCGTGCGCTCGCTGCTCGCGGCTGGCGCCAACCCCAACCGCGACATGTTCCGGGCGCTGAATGTGGCAGCGCGGATGGGCAGCATGGAGATGGTGAAGCTGCTGGTGGAGCACGGTGCCGACATCAATGCCCCCGTGCCCACGCACCCCACCACCTTCCCCGCAGTCTACATGTTCTCCATGAAGTACCTGCCCATGTTCAAGTTCCTGCTGGACCACGGAGGCCACGCCCAGTCCTGCTTCAGCTGCGTCTACGCCGGCTGTGCTCATCCTCCAATCACAACCAAGCACCCGGACTGGGACCCGGGATACAGCGACAGGGCACCACAGCAGACGGGGGGCGTTCAGGTGACAGGAGTCTGCTGGAAGGGTTTATATATTCAACTACGAGGGATAAAGTCAACTTTATGTGACCCTAACCGCAGGACGCGGGGGTGTTTAAATGTCCATTCGTCTGTCTACATTTGTAGCTTTTTctttccattacattacattacattacattacattacattatattacattacattatattacattatattacattacatgtcatttagctgacacaccttaaaggtgcaaactccagacaacaagaagtatgtgcaagtacattagctttaaataagccaaactacaaagagccatatgaaagtgcagctttaattcttatttatatttatttaattttaagtttttgtcactttcgtCTATGTTCAGGTGACCCAAGGTTATTTCAAGTGTTTAAATATAGTACTACACATCAGAGTGATGAAGTCAACTTTACAcaacaaaagtttaaaaagctGACATTTTACAAAACTTTTTCCTTGTAAAAAAGATGCAGTTCTGTGATTGATTGATAGTTCTGTGATTGATTAACAGTTCTGTGATTGATTGACAGTTCTGTGATTGATTGACAGTTCTGTGATTGATAGTTCTGTGATTGATTGACAGTTCTGTGATTGATTGACAGTTCTGTGATTGATTGACAGTTCTGCGAGATGATCTCAGCTCCGAGTATCTGCCGGTGGGCGGGGCCAATCATTGACGTCCTGTTGGACTATGTTGGTCATGTGACGCTCTGCTCCAGACTGCTGGAACATCTGGACAGCTTCTCCGACTGGAGCGGCATCAAAGACAAAGCAGGTGACTGTCCCTTAATTTAGGAAAAATATCTGAAATAGTTTTCTGAGAGAAATGAAACTGTCTTCATTTGATTTTCAGGAGAAAGCTGGGGAAGTCAAGGcaaaatatttagacttttattGTCAAAATATTCTGAACTTTTtcctaaaatattaaaaatatatattttatataaatatattttgtcGTAATATCCTGGGCGGAAACACGAGCTGGATGCTCCTGATTTAcataaagtagcctggattcaatgttattttttaaaatcaagGCATTTTCAGGGAGACTGAGATGTTGCAACAGTAAGATAAATCGTATATGTATAATAATACATATTCTAAATAAAGCCAACCAAACTCCCTGTAGTAACCTTCCCCATCATGTCTTACAACACGGAAAGACTCCAAAAAACACAAGTTACACAAAGTTACACGAGCCAGTGAGGCCACAGGACCAAGAGACAACTCAGATAGGGTTGGTATCGGTTGGGTTTTTTCTGATGCCAGTGCTAAAGCGATACTtctaaaacggtgcctgaatcGATATAAAAAAGTTTACAATAAAAATagaagagcacaaaacgacagtcagCTTGTTTATAATCTGCTGTTGCAGTGTGTCTGGTAGTTTGGTGTTCCAGTGTATCTGGTAGTTTGGTGTTCCAGTGTGTCTGGTAGTTTGGTGTTCCAGTGTATCAGGTAGTTTGGTGTTCCAGTGTGTCTGGTAGTTTGGTGTTCCAGTGTGTCTGGTAGTTTGGTTTTCCAGTGTGTCTGGTAGTTTGGTGTCTGGTGTTCCAGTGTGTCTGGTAGTTTGGTGTCTGGTGTTCCAGTGTGTCTGGTAGTTTGGTGTCTGGTATTCCAGTGTGTCTGGTAGTTTGGTGTTCCAGTGTATCTGGTAGTTTGGTGATGTTCCAGTGTGTCAGGTAGTTTGGTGTTCCAGTGCATCTGGTAGTCTGGTGTCTGGTGTTCCAGTGTATCAGGTAGTTTGGTGTCTGGTGTTCCAGTGTGTCTGGTAGTTTGGTGTTCCAGTGTATCAGGTAGTTTGGTGTCTGGTGTTCCAGTGTGTCAGGTAGTTTGGTGTCTGGTGTCCCAGTGTATCAGGTAGTTTGGTGTCTGGTGTTCCAGTGTGTCAGGTAGTTTGGTGTCTGGTGTCCCAGTGTATCAGGTAGTTTGGTGTCTGGTGTTCCAGTGTGTCAGGTAGTTTGGTGTTCCAGTGTGTCAGGTAGTTTGGTGTTCCAGTGTGTCTGGTAGTTTGGTGGTCCAGTGTGTCTGGTGTTCCAGTGTGTCTGGTAGTTTGGTGTCCGGTAGTTTGGTGTTCCAGTGTGTCAGGTAGTTTGGTGTCTGGTGTTCCAGTGTGTCTGGTAGTTTGGTGTCTGGTGTTCCAGTGTGTCTGGTAGTTTGGTGTCTGGTATTCCAGTGTGTCTGGTAGTTTGGTGTTCCAGTGTATCTGGTAGTTTGGTGATGTTCCAGTGTGTCAGGTAGTTTGGTGTTCCAGTGCATCTGGTAGTCTGGTGTCTGGTGTTCCAGTGTATCAGGTAGTTTGGTGTCTGGTGTTCCAGTGTGTCTGGTAGTTTGGTGTTCCAGTGTATCAGGTAGTTTGGTGTCTGGTGTTCCAGTGTGTCAGGTAGTTTGGTGTCTGGTGTCCCAGTGTATCAGGTAGTTTGGTGTCTGGTGTTCCAGTGTGTCAGGTAGTTTGGTGTCTGGTGTCCCAGTGTATCAGGTAGTTTGGTGTCTGGTGTTCCAGTGTGTCAGGTAGTTTGGTGTTCCAGTGTGTCAGGTAGTTTGGTGTTCCAGTGTGTCTGGTAGTTTGGTGGTCCAGTGTGTCTGGTGTTCCAGTGTGTCTGGTAGTTTGGTGTCCGGTAGTTTGGTGTTCCAGTGTGTCAGGTAGTTTGGTGTCTGGTGTTCCAGTGTGTCTGGTAGTTTGGTGTCCGGTGTTCCAGTGTGTCTGGTAGTTTGGTGTTCCAGTGTATCAGGTAGTTTGGTGTCTGGTGTTCCAGTGTGTCAGGTAGTTTGGTGTTCCAGTGTGTCTGGTAGTTTGGTGTTCCAGTGTGTCTGGTAGTTTGGTGTTCCAGTGTGTCTGGTAGTTTAGTGTTTCAGTGTGTCTGGTATTTTGGTTTTccagtgtgtcagtgtgtcaggTAGTTTGGTGTTCCAGTGTGTCTGGTAGTTTGGTGTTCCAGTGTGTCTGGTAGTTTGGTGTCCCAGTGTGTCTGGTAGTTTGGTGTCTGGTGTTCCAGTGTGTCTGGTAGTTTGGTGTCTGGTGTTCCAGTGTGTCTGGTAGTTTGTTGTTCCAGTGTGTCTGGCAGTTTGGTGTCTGGTGTTCCAGTATATCAGGTAGTTTGGTGTTCCAGTGTGTCAGGTAGTTTGGTGATGTTCCGGTTTGTGTTTCAGCGCCTCCGCGACCGCTGCTGCAGCTCTGCAGGGTGCGGGTTCTCCAGCTGGTTGGACGTAGGCGTGTGAAGAAGCTGCCGCTCCCCGGAGGTTTGATCCGCTTCCTGCAGCACCAGGAACGATGTGTGGACGACTGCTGAGAGAAACCCTGATGCTTCTTCACTTCATCCAGCTCACTGAAGGCAGGGCACTGATTGTTATTGATTGattattattgatttttttgatCTGCAGATGTTTTACAAATGATGAAAATATGAACAGCgaaacatttatttaacctCAACAACGGTGCATTTAACACAGCTGTGTGGGCAAGCCATAGATGCCCTCGAGTCTCTGAGCTGGAGTCCACACACTTAGCATTCAGATCTTCTTTAGTTTGGGCCTTGTTGTCTGAAGTTTTAAAGCCAAAAATTCTGATGAATGGCACATCAGCTGCCAGAGCATCGACAtgtttgtttcctctctcccaGCAGATATGttacgtgttttttttgttttgtttttttaacttttattttaacaGGGAAAAGAATCAAATTGAGATTacaatctcttttacaagtgagccctggccaagaaggcagcacgTAGAGGATCCACTTTAACATACAACaagtaacagacagacagagatggacagcaataatacataagaaataaaaacagaaaatcacattttaaaaacaagcgcAGGCATGTTGATATATTAGATTTAGGTAGGACTTGAAGTcagtatgtgaaataaaaacctgcagtTTTAGCTGATTTTGCAACTCATTCCATGAAGTTGGAGCACTGTAACAAAAAGCAGTTTTGCCAAactctgttttagtttgtggaacatcatacagtatgtatctacTTGATCTTTGATTATGTTCAGATCTACTAGGTGTTAAAAGTGTAGTTAAATATGAAGGAGTATGTCCCGTTATTGATTTGTACACAAAGGTCAAACATGTTTGAGCCTTCTTGTGTTGAGTGAGGGCCAACCTACCATTTCATTTAATACACAGTGATGGGTCGAGCATGGGTTATAAATCTCAGTGCTGAATGATACACAGAATCCAAAGATTTCAACAGGGACATTGTGGAGTGTCTGTAAAACACATCTCCATAGTCTAAAACTGGCAAGAAGGTAGATTCAACCAGCTTTTTCCTGACTTTCTGTGTGAAGCAGGAACTGTTTCTGAAGTAAAAACCCAGCTTTAATTTCAATTTACTGAGTAAATGCTCAATATGCAATTTAAAAGACATGTCTTCCTCCAGTATAAATCCCAGGTATTTGTATGAGCAAACTAATTTTATTGGCCTGCCCTATAATGTGTGGAGCTGAGGCAGGGAAGATCCAGGCTTACGGGTTCTagtaaaaaacatgtatttagttttcTTATCATTAAGAACTAGCTTTAATGCATGTAGATTGAGCTGAATATTTTCAATTTGAAGATATAAGTCAATGGGTCAGCAATGATTTCTGCTGCAAATTTTAAAAATATGGGCTCAATCTCATCAGGCCCTGCAGATTTACGAGTATCCAGTTTTTTCAGGGCCATTAAGACCTCATGAATCGTAATAGGCGTAAAATTGAATCTAGGACTATAGTCTCCCGTTGAGTGACATACGTTCAGAATATTTTGATCAGACAATCCACTGAATATAGATCCAGCTGATACAAAATGCTTGTTAAAGCAATCTACCATCTCGGTTCTATTGGTTATTTGCCTTTCAtttcctccagaaaaacgtgattatgccatcccataattcaatgcataatcagccaaattCTGCATGTTTAtttcgggggccgcattttctcaaatacgccgcactttcgccgcataaattgccgatttccgtgcaaaatatgcggggcttgcatgatttcataatccccgcattttggttgcaaaaaagtcacatatatcttagcagaaagatgaaaaatgttgcatttacttcacacaagagcagccatttccccctgttgccatgggaatgttatgaagtgacataattacgtgatgtgaacatcatcgaaaagctgcaaacaccgcgatgaagccatgatgaaaccgcagtttttgcaagttcccacaatttcattgcataaaattgcataaatatcccgcatattccattgcattttttaagaaaacgtgccgcataatcaaggatttttgcccgcaacaatcacaaaaaaactccacatttttctggaaggactgtcaTTTATTGTTAGTTGATTTGGGAAACCACTAGATGATTGAGTGCGAGATGACTTGATGGTTTTCCAAAACTTAGTTGGGTTATTTAGATTTCTTGTTTCATTAAGATAAAGCTCAGATTTTGCCTTGTGAACCAGGGCTGTGCATCTATTTCTCTCTAAAAGCCACCCAGTCTTTTTCTTGGCCAGTTTTTCTAGCTCTGGCCCAAGCTGAATTCCTTTCGTGAAAAAGCTCAGACAGTTCATCTGTGAACCAAGGATTATTGTGGCCCTTCACTCTGCATTTCTTGATTGGTGCATGCTTATTCATgacctttaaaaataatgtatggAAATACTGCCATGCAGAGTTCACATCAGGTATTAAAACAAGTTTATCCCAGTCACATGCAAACAAATCATGCAAAAAACCTTAAATATCAAAGTTCTTAAAACACCTTTCTTTAATAATTCTAGGTTTTACTTTTGGAATCTTACAATTTCGTAAAGCTGCTACAGCCCAGTGATCACTGACGTCATCTGGAAAAATTCCTATGTGGGTGAATTTATGGGGTTTATTTGTTAGAATGACATCAATTAAAGTGGATTTGCTTGGGTTCTTAAGATTAGGTCTTGTGGGTGTATTTATGATTTGAGTTATGTTCAATGAATCACAATATTATTTAAACTGGACACTGATGACAACCAATCCAAGTTTAAATCACCAGCAGTAATAGGTGTTATATACTGAACGCATCCAAGctggcgcgcgccatcgtgacgtcaaaatgatgtcatatcctgccggagcggaaacgggaggccgAACGGGTCGCAGCTAacgtgatgccaggactctcacagtgactgcAGGTCTCTCTGGTAAACTCACTGGTTAAGATGAGAtctttatggtgaatgaaaggcttggtCCAACgaagtagctcatccaatcagatcgaagcattgacggcaaagctgctgccagttctgccgttgtttaccttcttcttcttcttctagtccgtagaaagagcaacatctgtagcctttgctcattagcgccacctctgttcaggagaagactgcaactagtgtcgcgaccaccagcgcgggtataaatggTCACGGCGATCTCATGACATCACATTTGGATGCGCCACGTGGGCTGCGTCCAGTATATAAGAGCCTTAAGAGTTCTTTTACTTGCAACTCAGCTAACACTGATGACAGGGAGGTGAGAGTGTCAATAACAGCTGAGGGAGGTCTATAACAGCCAACAATATTCAGATGACAATCATTTCCATAGTGTAAGTCAATGGCTAATAGCTCAAACTGTTTTGGGTTGGACAATGACTTTTTAACAGTTGCATGGAATTTTGAATTTATATATACTGCAACACCTCCTCCCTTACTTGTCTGATCAGAACAAAAAACATTGTATCCCTCTATCACAACATCATTATCTGCAATAGATTTCTTGAGCCAGGTCTCAGACCAAAATGTCAGTTTTGGTCGTCTTGGCCCAGATTTTTACTTGGTCTAACTCAGGCATTAAACTACGAACATTCAAACATTCAAACTACAAACACCAAACAACCTGACACCAAGGCCAGACCTGAGGGGTTGAAAGACAATTTCCCACTGGACCAGGATTTGGATTTATATTACCAGCCATGAAAAGCATCAACATTATCAGACATCGCTGCTTTAGGTTTTTTAGTGGGAAATTGTAATCGGATTGTCCATTTTTAAAGTCaagacaggattttttttgcaGGGCACAATATGTTCTGTAGAATGAGAAGAAAAACTACGTGAGATTTGTCCTTGATTCCATTACAACTGCAATTGGAATCGCTTGAAATGATAGatccgtgcgtgcgtgttttgATGGTCGATGCAGGGGAAAACGTTCAGGGTTACACATATTTTTGCTTTCGGCACAGCCTGGCCTGTCACTTGGATTGAACATGCAGAAAGCTGCCCATATTAGCAGCACTACTCGCATGTTGCCAGCAATGCAGGGAAACACACCACGCGTTACGCGTTACGTGTTATGTGTTATGCGTTACTTATGTAGGGAGGTTAAAGGTTGTGCAGGGAGGGAAAGAACATTCAGCTTATTAGATGTTTCCTAAAAATTAAGATTGTTCACAAGTCCCGCAACTTAAGTAGAGTCTTTAGTCTTTTGAGGACGAGTCTCAAGTgaagtctgaagtcactgtgtgtgtgactgaagtCGCCATCTCTGGCGCAAGCACTCTGCTTTTTTACTACCTCAAGTTTACAGACTCCACtgacctctcacacacacacaccaaacgaGAGAAGACAAATCTCAAAGCAATGCACACTGTTTAAAGGTTGAACGTGCCTTTGATTTAAAGTATGGATGCAACAATGTGATTGGCTCTTGGAAATCATGGcaaaatctggttggtttaGGGTTGGTTTATCTGAACGAGTGAACGCCAAGAGTCAGCTGATTaggttgggagagagagagagagagagagagagagagaaagagagagagagagagagacagacagagagagagagagagacagagagagagagagagagagagagagagggagagagagagacagagagagagtgagagcgagagagacagagataaagagagagagagagagagagagacagagatag
It contains:
- the asb2a.1 gene encoding ankyrin repeat and SOCS box protein 2 isoform X1, whose product is MAATSISRSVAFEDYSVYGNLSDDELLQIAIERSLSNTSANTANNHAIAAASTPSPQPDLPSHSSHNAPADHSSHNAPAHHSSHNAPADHRSHNASAEQPTAHYSSPNPPSQKPPDPKTFDGTVSRFMTGSGKSMVAYRRPDGTLVYIAPEPKEEEEPLFKAIRVGDVNTVKELTMCPGTNLMLPSKPGWLAIHQAAWYGQDTCLRVLLSAQRGMINKRSELGETPLFVAVSNKQLQCVQVLLESAADVNIQNYDKETPLFRACERNNAAMVAVLLNHGALVNTSCTPQGCTALHEAACRNNVEICEMLLKAGAKLELTDIYGISALFNAAQSGQPATLRFLLTHGADMDSRAADGATALYEATKNGHREVVELLLSYNADPNKPGKTGLLPLHIAAQRGNNTIVSMLVPVTSKAVVRRSGISPLHLAAERNRDDVLEDLIAAGFDVNAQLSEERSKLYEDRRSSVLYFSVSNNNEDAVRSLLAAGANPNRDMFRALNVAARMGSMEMVKLLVEHGADINAPVPTHPTTFPAVYMFSMKYLPMFKFLLDHGGHAQSCFSCVYAGCAHPPITTKHPDWDPGYSDRAPQQTGGVQFCEMISAPSICRWAGPIIDVLLDYVGHVTLCSRLLEHLDSFSDWSGIKDKAAPPRPLLQLCRVRVLQLVGRRRVKKLPLPGGLIRFLQHQERCVDDC
- the asb2a.1 gene encoding ankyrin repeat and SOCS box protein 2 isoform X2, translated to MAATSISRSVAFEDYSVYGNLSDDELLQIAIERSLSNTSANTANNHAIAAASTPSPQPDLPSHSSHNAPADHSSHNAPAHHSSHNAPADHRSHNASAEQPTAHYSSPNPPSQKPPDPEEEPLFKAIRVGDVNTVKELTMCPGTNLMLPSKPGWLAIHQAAWYGQDTCLRVLLSAQRGMINKRSELGETPLFVAVSNKQLQCVQVLLESAADVNIQNYDKETPLFRACERNNAAMVAVLLNHGALVNTSCTPQGCTALHEAACRNNVEICEMLLKAGAKLELTDIYGISALFNAAQSGQPATLRFLLTHGADMDSRAADGATALYEATKNGHREVVELLLSYNADPNKPGKTGLLPLHIAAQRGNNTIVSMLVPVTSKAVVRRSGISPLHLAAERNRDDVLEDLIAAGFDVNAQLSEERSKLYEDRRSSVLYFSVSNNNEDAVRSLLAAGANPNRDMFRALNVAARMGSMEMVKLLVEHGADINAPVPTHPTTFPAVYMFSMKYLPMFKFLLDHGGHAQSCFSCVYAGCAHPPITTKHPDWDPGYSDRAPQQTGGVQFCEMISAPSICRWAGPIIDVLLDYVGHVTLCSRLLEHLDSFSDWSGIKDKAAPPRPLLQLCRVRVLQLVGRRRVKKLPLPGGLIRFLQHQERCVDDC